Proteins from one Oscillatoria nigro-viridis PCC 7112 genomic window:
- a CDS encoding sugar kinase produces the protein MKSGLFLGLATLDLVYLAVGPSGENQKVVASDFTIAAGGPAANAAVTFSYLGNAAVWAGVLGTHAIAQLIRADLAEYNVRIIDLEPGRSHSPPVSSIIVTEATGDRSVISLNATKSQVDSQTINPDILTSVSIVLLDGHQIAASQEIAQLAKSKNIPIVLDGGSWKPGLEEILPFVEWAVCSENFHPPNCDNSEQVFAYLTAAGISHIAITRGEKSILYLSNGTCGHIETPQIQATDTLGAGDIFHGAFCHYILQNNNFTDTLAAAAKIASHSCKNFGTRTWMNKG, from the coding sequence ATGAAAAGCGGATTGTTTTTGGGATTGGCGACTTTAGATTTAGTTTATTTGGCTGTTGGGCCTTCAGGTGAAAATCAGAAAGTTGTTGCTTCTGATTTTACCATTGCTGCGGGCGGGCCGGCGGCCAATGCTGCGGTCACTTTTAGCTATTTGGGGAATGCGGCGGTATGGGCTGGCGTTTTGGGCACTCACGCGATCGCCCAATTAATTCGTGCAGACTTAGCGGAGTATAATGTCAGGATAATCGATTTGGAACCCGGGCGATCGCACTCGCCGCCAGTTTCCTCGATTATTGTAACTGAAGCAACGGGCGATCGATCGGTAATTTCCCTCAATGCTACGAAATCGCAAGTTGACAGTCAAACAATTAACCCGGATATTTTAACATCAGTTAGTATTGTACTGCTTGACGGACATCAAATCGCAGCCAGCCAAGAAATTGCTCAACTTGCCAAGTCAAAAAACATTCCCATTGTCCTCGACGGCGGCAGTTGGAAGCCCGGATTAGAAGAAATATTGCCTTTCGTTGAATGGGCGGTATGTTCCGAGAATTTTCATCCACCCAACTGCGACAATTCAGAACAAGTCTTTGCTTACCTGACAGCAGCAGGAATTTCCCATATTGCCATCACTCGCGGCGAAAAATCAATTTTATACCTCAGCAATGGCACTTGCGGTCATATAGAAACACCTCAAATTCAAGCCACAGACACTTTAGGCGCTGGCGATATTTTCCACGGCGCTTTCTGTCACTACATTTTGCAAAATAACAACTTTACAGATACTCTCGCAGCAGCAGCTAAAATCGCTTCCCATTCCTGCAAAAACTTCGGAACCCGCACCTGGATGAATAAGGGTTAA
- a CDS encoding cupin-like domain-containing protein produces MPDTQPLSITLPPLRITLSEQQQVNLEWLTQNLPNLLAAPSKPEVPDNMKQWVAANKLLNQPDEEIIQALISTGIDAETATAEVREISSHPYFQAGSHYVQLLQKLESHLRINNQLAALSSKFGTIERKSSLSREYFLENYYAKNTPVIITNIMHNWKALQLWTPEYLQEKYGDAEVQIQANRNSDPNYEIKIENHKKIVLFRKYVEMVVKGGPSNDYYMVANNKTLEREEFKPLFNDIEIFPEYLNPTDTKGRVFFWFGPKGTITPLHHDPVNLILAQVSGRKLIKLISPQQTPLLYNHVGVFSKVDGENPDYDKYPLYRDAKIIEVILEPGEAIFIPVGWWHHVKSLEVSISVSFTNFVFPNYYEWKYPHINW; encoded by the coding sequence ATGCCTGACACCCAACCTCTAAGTATCACCCTTCCCCCTTTGCGGATTACCCTAAGCGAGCAACAACAGGTTAATCTAGAATGGCTGACGCAAAACTTGCCCAATCTACTCGCAGCGCCAAGCAAACCAGAAGTCCCCGACAATATGAAACAGTGGGTGGCGGCCAACAAATTATTAAATCAACCCGACGAAGAAATCATTCAAGCGCTAATAAGTACCGGCATAGATGCGGAAACAGCCACCGCAGAAGTTAGGGAAATATCCTCTCATCCCTACTTTCAAGCAGGCAGCCATTACGTGCAGTTATTGCAGAAATTAGAATCGCATCTCAGGATTAACAATCAATTAGCCGCCCTGTCTTCCAAGTTTGGCACAATCGAACGCAAAAGCAGTCTTTCGCGAGAGTATTTTCTCGAAAATTACTACGCCAAAAATACTCCAGTAATTATTACCAATATTATGCACAACTGGAAAGCGTTGCAGTTGTGGACGCCGGAGTATTTGCAGGAAAAATATGGCGATGCAGAGGTACAAATTCAAGCCAACCGCAATTCCGACCCGAATTACGAAATCAAAATAGAAAATCACAAAAAAATTGTTTTGTTCCGCAAATATGTAGAGATGGTGGTCAAGGGCGGGCCTAGCAACGACTACTACATGGTTGCTAACAACAAAACTCTGGAAAGAGAGGAATTTAAACCCCTCTTCAACGACATTGAAATTTTCCCAGAATACCTAAATCCAACGGATACAAAAGGCAGAGTTTTCTTTTGGTTCGGTCCGAAAGGCACGATTACACCGCTGCACCATGACCCAGTTAATTTAATTTTAGCTCAAGTGTCTGGTCGCAAACTAATTAAATTGATTTCTCCGCAACAAACACCTCTGCTGTATAACCACGTCGGAGTTTTCAGCAAGGTGGACGGCGAAAATCCCGATTATGACAAATACCCGCTTTACAGAGATGCGAAAATTATTGAAGTAATTTTGGAACCGGGAGAGGCTATCTTTATTCCGGTCGGTTGGTGGCACCATGTAAAATCATTGGAGGTTAGTATTTCGGTTTCGTTTACTAATTTTGTGTTTCCCAATTATTATGAATGGAAATATCCTCATATTAATTGGTAA
- the rsmI gene encoding 16S rRNA (cytidine(1402)-2'-O)-methyltransferase, translated as MQSNPTTGTLYIVGTPIGNLEDMTFRAIRILQTADFIAAEDTRHTGKLLQHFQIKTPQISYHEHNQHQRLPELLDKLHLGKDIALVTDAGMPGISDPGYELVKACADASINIIPIPGPTACIVGITASGLPTEKFVFEGFLPVKGQERQQSLETLQIESRTIILYESPHRLRQTLQDLANTLGRDRQIVLARELTKMHEEFWRGSIESAIELYTNREPQGEFTLVIAGIQTTAPIFSEDAIKAELQTLIAEGITRSQASRQLAQQTSLPRRQIYQLALTIGDNESLEQPLDDL; from the coding sequence ATGCAGTCAAATCCCACTACAGGAACACTTTACATCGTAGGAACCCCGATCGGCAACCTGGAAGACATGACATTTCGCGCCATCCGAATCTTGCAAACAGCAGACTTCATCGCCGCCGAAGATACCCGCCATACAGGCAAACTTTTGCAGCATTTCCAAATCAAAACCCCCCAAATCAGCTATCACGAACACAACCAACACCAGCGACTTCCCGAACTCCTCGACAAACTGCATTTAGGCAAAGATATCGCCCTCGTCACAGATGCCGGAATGCCGGGAATTTCTGACCCCGGATACGAGTTAGTCAAAGCTTGCGCCGATGCTAGTATTAACATTATTCCGATTCCCGGCCCGACCGCCTGCATTGTTGGCATAACTGCATCAGGATTACCCACAGAGAAATTTGTATTTGAAGGTTTTTTACCCGTGAAAGGTCAAGAACGCCAACAGAGTTTAGAAACTTTGCAAATAGAATCCCGCACTATAATATTATACGAATCTCCGCACAGATTGCGGCAAACTTTACAAGATTTAGCAAATACTTTGGGAAGGGACAGACAGATTGTACTGGCGAGAGAGTTAACTAAAATGCACGAAGAGTTTTGGCGTGGTAGTATAGAAAGTGCGATCGAGCTTTACACCAATCGCGAACCCCAGGGAGAATTTACCCTCGTAATAGCCGGCATCCAAACAACCGCACCAATATTTTCCGAAGACGCCATCAAAGCAGAATTGCAAACATTAATTGCCGAAGGCATAACTCGTTCCCAAGCCAGCCGCCAGCTAGCGCAACAAACATCCCTTCCCCGCCGCCAAATCTACCAACTCGCCCTCACAATTGGCGACAACGAATCACTAGAACAACCCTTAGATGACTTGTGA
- a CDS encoding glycosyltransferase yields MVRGNYDRQKPYLRNPHINKPIAEIYADLDAFTWEIFEDQPHRFDTVSFYVLLPPLFYEGRFIKGIYFSEAVELINKLFPQLSSVFFSFTYSPGISYSWAPVADAYSSLYKNPQRDKWFRETYVDRAHKPIIPLQDTDFINEYLISPRNVPAKDIDLLAVARISEEKNLPIIAKALKVYRQKYPQKPIKLTVVTGHEFDASDLKTLDEYALKEWRQVEAILGNPSDYINLVPRVDYYSEIPTYYSRAQAFVLGSLLEGKNRGITEAMSCNVPVICFEEFNQYARGNSPVFPEGAGLYAKFDPESLADTIYTVLENQTEFKPRYQYLKHCGRKNFFNTCIDSFPYYQHNIPDYKPGDAINNLWLDLAVQQNYQVSLNSFLYGGSPLSHIRGTNAIQHNLGELTKFE; encoded by the coding sequence ATGGTACGCGGAAACTACGATCGACAAAAACCATATTTACGCAACCCCCACATCAACAAACCCATCGCCGAAATCTATGCAGACTTAGACGCCTTTACCTGGGAGATATTTGAAGACCAACCCCACCGCTTCGATACCGTAAGTTTCTACGTCTTGCTTCCCCCACTGTTTTACGAAGGGCGTTTCATCAAAGGAATTTACTTCAGCGAAGCAGTCGAACTCATCAACAAACTATTTCCCCAACTTTCCTCAGTCTTTTTCTCCTTCACCTATTCCCCCGGAATCTCCTACTCCTGGGCCCCCGTAGCTGACGCCTACTCCAGTTTATACAAAAACCCGCAGCGAGATAAGTGGTTTCGCGAAACTTATGTCGATCGCGCCCACAAACCAATCATACCACTGCAAGACACCGACTTCATCAACGAATACTTAATTTCCCCGCGCAACGTCCCCGCCAAAGACATCGACCTCCTCGCCGTCGCCCGAATTTCCGAAGAAAAAAATTTGCCAATCATAGCCAAAGCCTTAAAAGTTTACCGCCAAAAATATCCGCAAAAACCGATAAAATTAACAGTAGTCACCGGCCACGAATTTGATGCTAGCGACCTGAAAACTCTCGACGAGTACGCATTAAAAGAATGGCGACAAGTCGAGGCAATTTTAGGCAATCCCTCCGACTACATTAACTTAGTGCCGAGAGTTGACTACTACAGCGAAATTCCCACATATTATTCGCGGGCGCAAGCATTCGTCCTCGGTTCCCTCCTCGAAGGAAAAAACCGGGGAATTACCGAAGCCATGAGTTGCAACGTACCAGTAATTTGTTTTGAAGAATTCAACCAATACGCCAGAGGAAACTCGCCAGTTTTCCCCGAAGGTGCGGGTCTTTACGCCAAATTCGACCCAGAATCTCTGGCAGATACTATATATACAGTATTGGAAAATCAAACAGAATTTAAGCCGCGATATCAGTATTTAAAGCATTGCGGGCGCAAGAACTTTTTCAATACTTGTATAGACAGTTTTCCTTACTATCAGCACAACATTCCCGACTACAAGCCCGGAGATGCGATTAACAATTTGTGGCTGGATTTAGCCGTTCAGCAAAATTATCAAGTTAGCTTAAACAGCTTTTTGTACGGAGGTTCTCCCTTGTCTCATATTCGCGGGACAAATGCGATACAGCACAATCTCGGCGAGTTAACCAAGTTTGAATGA